GTGTGGCTTAATTTTGCGTCCCGTGGAACCCACACGGGTTCGTCTTCCGAAGCATCTGAATCCGAAGCTACACCGTCAGCATGAGATCGAAGTTTCTCCTCAGCTGCTAACTTTCTGCACTGGAATCGGTCCCTCCTTTGTCGATAATTAGCTAACGTCTCATCCTCGGCTTTTCTCTTCAAGAGTTCATCACGAGTAACTTTATGGTCGTTAAGAAACATGTTGTGTTTCATTTCCTTAACATGATCCGTCTTGGCTCGAGATTTGGCTACAAAAGTCTTGGAATCCTCTTCTAAAGAGCTAGAAGAATAATAATAATCATAACCGCTGCTGCTAGAAGTCACCATTGTCTGGAACCAGGAGCACAGAATTACGGATATGCTGATACCAAATTCActacaaaatggtaatttttaactcttacctatttccaATTCCACTAGCGCAGtgattgtgatataagagttagCACCCCAAAATTTGATCGTTCCTTGAAACATGTGAAAACGAACGAAGCCATAttatttgaaaattgaaacctgattttccttaaaatcatgaacataattttcatagtgtGAACAGCCACAACTGAGTTATAGAACTCACACCTAGGcaatatttctttataaataaattgtctaactTCAAGGGTTGCTCAAAACCTATattttgattttaacaaaataataaaaacgtGAAATTATTcacgtaaaattttcaaaaaaaaaaaattaaaaaaagtgaGAAAACTCACGTAAGAAAATATGCCAAATATTTTTCATGGAATATGTCACGgtttcataacaaaaaaaaaaaaaaattccttcgtacgatcgtctatctttgaaacgaaggtttatgctaattttgtgaaaactcacaccttttaagataaagttttggtttccatgaaagctcataaacaaaattttatcactagtcacaggtctatatataaaaaaaatctctcctaagctcgggattattactagtttcttaaactaacgatcgaacgaacatacgttttcaaacaagggttttctacaaaactcacactcatatatgcacatgtatataactttaaTGTGAACAAAATAtgaaacttccaaaaaaacaaaaaaattttttttaccgcgtacctggtcggcgccggccggaagttggtcggacGGTAACGGCAACGGTTGGCGGCGTTAAGCTCCGACGAAAATCTCCTCCCTGACGTTGacgtgaagaagatgaagggatgaaggtggtggtcggtcgttgtaggtgaaataaaaaaaaggattaattcccttttacattaaattttatttccaaaacctaatttcacaaggatttccttttttggcccgtcccgtgaatcctaaaccgaccaaggttc
This DNA window, taken from Papaver somniferum cultivar HN1 chromosome 3, ASM357369v1, whole genome shotgun sequence, encodes the following:
- the LOC113360648 gene encoding uncharacterized protein LOC113360648; translation: MVTSSSSGYDYYYSSSSLEEDSKTFVAKSRAKTDHVKEMKHNMFLNDHKVTRDELLKRKAEDETLANYRQRRDRFQCRKLAAEEKLRSHADGVASDSDASEDEPVDPDERPDFFNDPSDSEEELDKDSSKDNNDEESDYSDKSDDYDESDASDD